A genomic region of candidate division KSB1 bacterium contains the following coding sequences:
- a CDS encoding sodium/proline symporter, whose translation MTAQAQMVAVFVVYLVFLMGWGLYQGRKVKTGLDFTIGGRRLPGWVAALSERATGESSWALLGLPGFAYAQGLTSIWTAVGCVAGIVVAWMALSWRLRAEAETYQARTFADYLARRHGTLQGGIRAVASLTIVFFFFFYVGAQFLGGGKVLYTLFHLDPRWGMLVTALIITPYCVYGGFRSVVYTDVVQALLMIGTLVIGPVVGIVAISGRPGAFASSIPASLSEAGAGFGSLTGAAGGFAAGVAIMGGLSWFFGYLGGMPQLSLRFMAIRDAEQARRARWVGLVWTLLAYAGALSLGWVGLALFGPKGLADPEYVMPAVLRTILPAPLAALLTVGAVAAMISTADSLLVVASTELSENLLGPLSGRSQAGEAGSLRQARLVTGCLAAIALVVTYLTPSTLIYDLVGYVWAGVGGTFSVVVLATLLSKRFHARAALITIVAGLVFTVVWVRTGMEELITSRVMTFAVAATVAATASLLVPPATAAQRVA comes from the coding sequence ATGACAGCTCAGGCGCAGATGGTGGCGGTCTTTGTCGTCTATCTGGTGTTTCTCATGGGGTGGGGGCTGTACCAGGGGCGGAAGGTGAAGACGGGGCTGGACTTTACCATTGGCGGGCGGCGTCTTCCAGGATGGGTGGCTGCCCTTTCGGAGCGGGCCACGGGCGAATCTTCCTGGGCGCTGCTTGGCCTGCCGGGCTTTGCTTACGCGCAGGGGTTGACGAGCATCTGGACGGCCGTGGGCTGCGTTGCCGGCATCGTCGTGGCGTGGATGGCGCTGTCCTGGCGCCTGCGCGCTGAGGCAGAAACCTACCAGGCACGCACCTTTGCCGACTACTTAGCGCGTCGCCACGGCACCTTGCAGGGGGGCATCAGGGCGGTGGCAAGTCTCACAATCGTGTTCTTTTTCTTCTTCTACGTGGGCGCGCAATTCCTGGGCGGTGGCAAGGTGCTCTACACGCTTTTTCATCTCGATCCACGCTGGGGGATGCTGGTGACGGCGCTCATCATCACCCCCTATTGCGTGTACGGAGGTTTCCGTAGCGTGGTCTACACCGATGTTGTCCAGGCGCTCCTGATGATTGGCACTTTGGTCATTGGTCCGGTGGTGGGCATTGTTGCTATCTCTGGAAGGCCAGGGGCTTTTGCCTCGAGCATACCGGCTTCCCTCAGCGAGGCGGGTGCGGGATTTGGCTCCCTGACTGGTGCCGCAGGTGGTTTTGCCGCCGGGGTGGCAATCATGGGCGGCCTGTCGTGGTTCTTCGGCTACCTTGGCGGGATGCCCCAGCTTAGCCTCCGCTTCATGGCCATTCGTGACGCCGAGCAGGCTCGTCGCGCAAGGTGGGTGGGGCTGGTCTGGACGCTGCTCGCGTATGCCGGGGCCCTCAGCCTTGGCTGGGTTGGCCTGGCGCTCTTTGGGCCCAAGGGTCTGGCCGACCCGGAGTATGTGATGCCGGCGGTGTTGCGCACCATTCTGCCGGCACCGCTGGCCGCGCTGCTGACGGTCGGGGCAGTGGCGGCAATGATTTCCACTGCAGACTCTTTGCTGGTTGTCGCTTCCACCGAGCTGTCGGAAAACCTCTTGGGGCCTCTGTCCGGAAGGAGCCAAGCGGGCGAGGCAGGGTCGCTTCGCCAGGCGCGGCTGGTGACCGGCTGCTTGGCGGCTATTGCGCTGGTGGTGACCTACCTGACGCCCAGCACCCTCATCTACGACCTGGTGGGCTATGTCTGGGCCGGAGTCGGCGGCACTTTCTCGGTGGTGGTCCTGGCTACTTTGCTGAGCAAGCGCTTCCATGCACGGGCAGCGCTCATCACTATCGTGGCCGGGTTGGTGTTCACCGTGGTCTGGGTGCGTACCGGCATGGAGGAGCTCATCACGTCGCGGGTCATGACCTTCGCCGTCGCCGCCACGGTGGCGGCGACGGCTTCCCTCCTTGTGCCGCCGGCAACGGCTGCTCAGAGAGTGGCGTGA
- the fsa gene encoding fructose-6-phosphate aldolase — MKLFIDTANVAEIKEAASLGILDGVTTNPTLLAKEKGDPREILAQICAIVNGPISAEVVSLDAEGIVREGRELAAIHDNIYVKIPATTEGLKAIRRLRAEGIHTNATLVFSPMQALLVAKAGTNLVSPFVGRLDDVSHVGMDLISDILTIYENYGFDTEVVVASIRHPLHVVEAALMGAHAATVPFKVIEQLMKHPLTDIGIERFLQDWAKVKKQ, encoded by the coding sequence ATGAAGCTATTCATCGACACGGCCAATGTCGCAGAAATCAAAGAGGCAGCCAGCCTCGGCATCTTGGATGGTGTGACCACCAACCCCACGCTCTTGGCGAAGGAAAAAGGGGACCCGAGGGAAATCTTGGCGCAGATTTGCGCCATCGTCAATGGGCCCATCAGCGCCGAGGTGGTAAGTCTGGATGCCGAGGGCATTGTCCGGGAAGGACGCGAGTTGGCGGCCATTCACGACAACATCTACGTGAAGATCCCGGCCACCACCGAGGGGCTGAAAGCGATCCGTCGTCTGCGCGCAGAGGGTATTCACACCAATGCCACCTTGGTGTTTAGCCCCATGCAGGCGCTCCTGGTGGCGAAGGCTGGCACTAACCTGGTCTCGCCCTTTGTCGGACGCCTGGACGACGTCAGTCACGTCGGCATGGACCTCATAAGCGACATCCTGACCATCTACGAGAACTATGGCTTTGATACCGAAGTGGTGGTGGCCAGCATCCGCCACCCGCTGCACGTGGTGGAGGCGGCCCTCATGGGAGCCCACGCGGCCACGGTGCCTTTCAAAGTCATCGAGCAGCTCATGAAGCATCCCTTGACCGACATCGGCATCGAGAGGTTCCTGCAGGACTGGGCCAAGGTGAAGAAGCAGTAG
- the truA gene encoding tRNA pseudouridine(38-40) synthase TruA: MTRNLKLVLEYDGTDFCGWQRQPGVRTVQGELERVLEQLLQHPVNVTAAGRTDVGVHAQGQVVNFFTERHMQTTRLLRGLNALLPPDVRALEVEEVPAGFHARCSALARVYRYRIATRPRAIGRQHVWHYPRPLDLQLMRRALQPLLGEHDFRSFCRAEAELPHYRCCIEEASWSECQDELWLDIRANRFLHGMVRTIVGTLVEVGRGKISAESVEKMLQARNRRAAGPTAPAQGLCLLRVVYPADLTEEVLGEALNGTEES; the protein is encoded by the coding sequence ATGACGCGGAACCTGAAGCTTGTCTTGGAATACGACGGCACCGACTTTTGTGGCTGGCAGCGGCAGCCAGGGGTGCGCACCGTGCAAGGGGAGCTGGAGCGAGTGCTTGAGCAGCTCCTGCAGCATCCGGTGAATGTGACCGCCGCCGGGCGAACAGACGTGGGTGTGCATGCGCAAGGGCAGGTGGTGAACTTTTTTACCGAGCGCCATATGCAGACAACTCGTCTGCTGCGCGGGCTCAACGCGCTCTTGCCACCGGATGTCCGCGCGCTGGAGGTAGAAGAGGTGCCGGCTGGCTTTCACGCGCGTTGCAGCGCACTGGCGCGCGTCTACCGTTACCGCATAGCCACTAGGCCGCGCGCCATCGGCAGGCAGCATGTCTGGCACTACCCGCGGCCCCTGGACTTGCAACTCATGCGCCGCGCATTGCAGCCCTTGCTGGGCGAACACGACTTTCGCTCCTTTTGCCGCGCAGAGGCCGAACTGCCCCACTACCGGTGTTGCATTGAAGAGGCGAGCTGGTCAGAGTGCCAGGACGAGCTGTGGTTGGACATTAGGGCAAACCGCTTTTTGCACGGCATGGTGCGCACCATCGTCGGCACGCTGGTGGAGGTTGGCCGGGGCAAGATTTCGGCGGAAAGCGTGGAGAAGATGTTGCAGGCGCGAAATCGTCGTGCGGCAGGGCCTACCGCGCCCGCGCAAGGGTTATGCCTCCTGCGCGTGGTCTACCCCGCGGACCTGACAGAGGAGGTTCTTGGTGAGGCACTCAACGGAACGGAGGAATCATGA
- a CDS encoding energy-coupling factor transporter transmembrane protein EcfT, which yields MAILQDITLGRYYPADSVVHRLDPRTKLVASVLLMTGLLLTDALAVTAIWGVLTFAVVLAGRLPLPLVLRNLRAFVWLFVLTMVVHSLFTAGSVWTRLPVVGWTVTREGVRNGLLYSFRLAVLVVMAALLTLTTSPIEITDGLDRLMRPLRRVGVPVHELAMMMSLALRFVPTLLEEADRLQKAQVSRGASFEGHLVQRAQSVLPLIVPLFVSSFRRADELALAMDARCYRGGEGRTCYRLLRLRPIDYVTMAVSAALVAIAAIL from the coding sequence GTGGCGATATTGCAAGACATTACACTGGGGCGGTACTACCCGGCCGACTCGGTGGTGCACCGGCTGGACCCTCGTACCAAGTTGGTGGCGAGCGTCTTGTTGATGACCGGTCTGCTGCTGACAGACGCTCTGGCCGTGACCGCCATCTGGGGCGTCCTCACCTTTGCGGTCGTCCTGGCGGGGCGTTTGCCATTGCCGCTGGTGCTGCGCAACCTGCGCGCGTTTGTCTGGCTGTTCGTGCTCACGATGGTGGTCCATTCGCTCTTCACTGCGGGAAGCGTTTGGACAAGGCTCCCGGTGGTAGGGTGGACGGTGACCAGGGAAGGGGTGCGGAACGGCTTGCTGTACTCCTTTCGGCTTGCGGTGTTGGTGGTGATGGCCGCGCTTCTGACTCTTACCACCTCGCCCATTGAGATTACCGACGGCTTGGACAGGCTCATGCGACCGTTGCGGCGGGTCGGGGTGCCGGTGCACGAGTTGGCCATGATGATGTCGTTGGCCCTGCGCTTTGTGCCCACCCTGCTGGAGGAGGCTGATCGCCTGCAGAAGGCGCAGGTGTCGCGAGGGGCGAGTTTCGAGGGGCATTTGGTGCAGCGGGCGCAAAGCGTGCTGCCGCTCATCGTGCCCCTTTTCGTCTCTTCGTTTCGCAGGGCGGACGAGCTGGCCCTGGCCATGGACGCACGTTGCTATCGCGGCGGGGAGGGACGCACCTGCTACCGGTTGCTCCGCTTGCGGCCTATCGACTATGTGACCATGGCCGTGAGTGCGGCGCTGGTGGCCATCGCCGCGATTTTGTAG